The following proteins are encoded in a genomic region of Triticum dicoccoides isolate Atlit2015 ecotype Zavitan chromosome 1B, WEW_v2.0, whole genome shotgun sequence:
- the LOC119299955 gene encoding salicylate/benzoate carboxyl methyltransferase-like — MKPLIHATITDLCSNTNTLYGKIMIVDVGCSSGPNAVALISTAIDSIHSHCLQINQPPPEVCVLLNDLPDNDFNVVVKSLVTLRQSKKNIVVTGLAPGSFYERLFTSNSLHLVCSSNSLHWLSKAPEDLTRNHIPAFDIDEHARRERLPVVCEAYAQQFKKDFSLFLELRAKELVSGGRMVISLVGTRSNAIASKFILFPGIVAQILSVLVVEGVIDKAKYDSFYVPLYGPSIEELREIIEVEGSFSIRDMRVHDPRTEMTTTLSTPTSFVNNLRALFEPIIVQHFGKVMDEFAMAAELYWSLDGSLQEERARTSRAMLAVSLVKA, encoded by the exons ATGAAGCCTCTGATACACGCGACAATCACTGACTTATGCAGCAACACCAACACCTTGTATGGAAAGATAATGATCGTGGATGTGGGCTGCTCCTCTGGCCCAAATGCAGTTGCACTGATATCAACTGCCATCGACTCCATCCACAGCCACTGCCTTCAGATAAACCAACCACCACCGGAAGTGTGTGTTCTACTAAACGACTTGCCTGACAACGATTTCAACGTGGTGGTGAAGAGCTTGGTCACGCTCCGTCAAAGCAAGAAGAATATTGTTGTGACTGGTCTTGCACCGGGGTCGTTTTACGAGCGACTATTCACTAGTAACTCCTTGCATCTTGTCTGCTCGTCCAATAGCTTGCATTGGCTCTCAAAG GCTCCTGAAGATCTAACAAGGAACCACATCCCAGCATTCGACATTGATGAACATGCTAGGCGTGAAAGACTCCCTGTGGTCTGTGAGGCCTATGCACAACAATTCAAGAAAGATTTCTCACTTTTCTTGGAGCTGAGAGCCAAGGAATTGGTCTCAGGAGGCCGAATGGTTATTTCCCTGGTAGGGACGCGTTCTAACGCAATTGCCTCCAAATTCATTCTTTTCCCGGGAATTGTAGCTCAGATCCTGAGTGTCCTGGTCGTAGAG GGCGTGATCGACAAAGCAAAGTATGATTCTTTCTATGTGCCGTTGTATGGACCTTCCATCGAAGAGCTGAGGGAGATCATCGAGGTAGAAGGCTCTTTTTCGATCAGGGATATGCGGGTGCACGACCCTAGAACGGAAATGACCACCACCCTGAGCACCCCAACCAGTTTTGTGAACAATCTAAGAGCCTTATTTGAGCCGATAATAGTCCAGCATTTCGGAAAGGTTATGGATGAATTTGCGATGGCCGCGGAGCTGTACTGGAGCCTAGATGGGAGCTTGCAAGAGGAGCGTGCCAGAACATCTCGAGCTATGCTGGCTGTATCCCTCGTAAAGGCATGA